GGAGGTGTTAATTTGGGGGCCATTTTCTAAGGTGTTAAATATAGATTGTAGAGGTTTGACAACTGCAGGCTGCCGGGATGGGCGGGAGCAGGTGTCGCGAGAGTTGGCGGCACGCCGCCCTGAGACTGTAAATAACTATGGCGAGCCCGGGCGCTGAGGCGGAGCAGGAGCCGCTGTTGGGCCACCGCACCCCCGGAAGCAGGAGATGTTGTAGAAACCGAAGAGCATTATAAAAGCCGATGGAGATCTATTAGGATTCTATATCTTACTATGTTTCTCAGCAGTGTAGGGTTTTCTATTGTGATCATGTCAATATGGCCATATCTCCAAAAGATTGATAAGACAGTCGATGCAAGTTTTTTGGGCTGGGTTATTGCTTCGTTTAGTCTTGGCCAAATGGTAGCTTCACCTATATTTGGCTTATGGTCTAATCATAGGCCAAGAAAAGAACCTCTCATTGTCTCCATCTTTATTTCGGTGGCAGCCAACTGCCTTTATGCATATGTCCACGTTCCAGCTTCTCATAATAAATACTACATGTTGGTTGCTCGTGGATTGGTGGGATTTGGAGCAGGAAATGTAGCTGTTGTTAGATCATATATTGCTGGTGCTACTTCCCTTCAGGAAAGAACAAGTTCCATGGCAAATACAAGCACATGTCAAGCATTAGGCTTTATTCTAGGTCCAGTTTTTCAGACTTGTTTTGCACTCATTGGAGAAAAAGGTGTAACATGGGATGTGATAAAGCTGCAGATAAACATGTACACAGCACCAGTTTTACTTGGCGCCTTCCTGGGagttttaaatattattctgATCCTTACTGTATTAAGAGAACATCGTGTGGATGACTCAGGACAACagtataaaaatgttaattttgaagaAGTAAATACAGATGAAGTTCAGTTTCCCCAAGGAAATATTGATCAagttgctgttgtggccaccaaTATTCTGTTCTTTGTGGTTCTATTTATCTTTGCCCTTTTTGAAACCATCCTTACACCGTTAACTATGGATATGTATGCCTGGACTCAAGAACAAGCTGTATTTTATGATGGAATAATACTTGCTGCCCTTGGAGTCGAGGCAGTTCTTGTTTTCATGGGCGTTAAAATACTTTCCAAGAAGATTGGTGAGCGTGCTATTCTCCTGGGAGGACTCATCGTTGTGTGGATTGGCTTCTTTATCTTGTTACCTTGGGGAAATCAGTATCCCAAAATTCAGTGGGAAGATTTACATAATAACTCAATCCCTAATACCACATTTGGGGAAATTATTATTGGTCTTTGGAAATCTCCCAGAGAAGATCACAGTGAAGGACCAACTGGTTGTCCAATTGAACAAGCGTGGTGCCTCTACACCCCAGTGATCCACCTGGCCCAGTTCCTCATATCAGCTGTGCTTATTGGGATAGGCTATCCAGCCTGCAATGTCATGTCCTATACATTATATTCAAAAATTCTAGGACCAAAGCCTCAGGGTGTGTACATGGGCTGGTTAACAGCTTCTGGCAGTGGAGCACGGATTCTCGGGCCTGTATTCATCAGCCACGTGTATAGTTACTGGGGACCACGATGGGCATTCAGCCTTGTATGTGGGATTGTCGTGCTCACCATCACTCTCCTGGGAGTGGTTTACAAGAGACTCATTGCGTTTTCTATACGGTATGGGAGGATTCAAGAGAAAACTGGGTCAGAGTAGTAGAAAGTAAATGCTGTATGGTATTTCCTAGTCTAAGACTCTGCTAAACACCTGCTGTGAGCCAGCCTCCAACAGTCAGGCTGCAGATACTGCTTATTTTGAGTAACAAGACCAGGTGTTGGATAACAGGGAATCTTACAGGTAACTGTGAATAGTAGGATATATAAAAGCATTGTctgtcataatttctttatctcaaAAATGAATTCTACTAATACTTTTATGGGCTTGCATGAATTCGTGAGTAAACAATGGGCAATAAATGTGaagttaaatttaataaaaactgCATAGGTTTCATTAAAATAGTGAGAACCAGAAAGAGGGTTGTATATGAACTAGCTATAGCAGAATGAAGTTATATTCTCCTACCTAAATAggggtatttttattttatttaaaatacactttCTATTATCACGTTTCCATGATACAAAAATCAAAACccttaaaatttctatttagcaTAACTACCATCCTATATTGCCTTCCGTTAAGTCTTAATTCCAATACTGCACTTGATTTCAGTTATCTCACCCCTAAGTTAACATGGGTAAGAATAATGTTGATATTTGACAATAAAGAGGATTAAGAGATCAAGATTTTACTACATTTAGTAGAGCTATTTTTTGCTTTCAAGTGCTAATCAGTAATTTATTTAGAAACATAAAGACAGACGTGTTATTGCATACCTATTCTAAACAGTaaatgatttcttaaaatcattagTATTTTTTAACTCCCTTAAACTCTGAAGAAAAGCTATTTTTCCCATCTCACACTAGTGGCAGGGAGGAACACAACAGTTTTCAGCTTgtctatgtatatgtatatttatttagagCTGCTGAATTTTTGTTGGAATTTAAATTTGGATGGGTCCTAATAGCTCCAATCAGAATAGTAAGTATTTAAGGCAAAATGACTTCAATCTGACGGTTTACTCAGTTTACCTCAAGCTGGGTAAATCATACTCTCACTATATACATTTCTACCTCTACATAAGTTGAAGTCTGATGAAGAGTAGAGAACTATGTATATAATCAACATTACAAACAGTACAAAAATATGTCCCCACGGTTCCTGCTTTAAGTTGTAAACACTACCATGTGCACTCTATACTGAGCTTGCCGGGTTCTTCAAGGTCGTTCCTTCAGCTCTCCCCGAAGGCTTCATTTGGCAGCAATCATCCTGTGATGACATTGTGGAGGTGCTGGTCACTGTTCCTCACCTCCCACAGTAAGATTGTGCCTCAGGGGCACCTGCAGGACCACAGCTGGCTCTCCGGCACCTGCAGGACCACAGCCGGCTCTCCGGCGCCTGCACGACCACAGCTGCTCTCTGGTACCTGCAGGACCACAGCCTGCTCTCTGGTACCTGCAGGACCACAGCCGGCTCTCTGGCGCCTGCACAACTCTTTGTTCTTGTTCTGCAGCCCCTTTGGCCGTCTTCACCTTGGTTTGGAACAGTGTACATGGTGGAAATATCAACAACAGTGGTCAGAATGAAAATGTTAAGAGTGAATATTTATGGAATCCTTTTCACATTCCTGGTAATGTGTAATATACAACTTAATTCTGTGGTTCCCACTTGACAGATAAAAGAATGGCAGCTGAGAAGTTATTTGTCAAATTAAGTCTCTTCAGAATACACTATTAACCACTACCACTGTATTTCTGATACTGGGACAAATAGCCCAGAAAGTTGCAGAATCAGACAATACTAATTTTAGGGTAAATTAAGTTACCTGTACCTGTGATTCCTTTTGAACAGAAATATTTGGTAAATGCAATTTTAAACGTACTGACTGGTTTTTGTCTTAGCATAATAGTTAATCTGTTTCCAGCAAAAATACTACATAGAAGTTTCCCAACCTATGAAGattaataatattcatttaaaatgagaTAAACCATAACTTTGCACAAGTGACCGGTCATCTTTTTATTGAAAGTGCCTTCTTCAGAGGATTACATCATTGAATCTTCTTACAAAAGAATACAGGTCAGGAAGTGACATGAGGTTGAGAAGAGAGCAGGGAGGTTAAAGTTTGAGTAAAAACAGCGGTTGAGGTCTTGAggatacatttaaaaagatgATAGAACACCTCAAAGTAtgggaaaaaattattttgttagtgAGCAAAGTGAGAGTTGTTACTGAAGTCTCCTGAGACACTTCCTGTCACAGCAGTCAGGAGTGGTGCTCCAAGGGAGGAATTGCCTGAAAAACTTAGGAATAGTAAAAGAAGATGTGTTTTAGAAAACCTATGCTTAAGCTTCAGAAGGATAATCTTCATTTCATGAAGGGGTTTATAATGTCACAGTGCATCTCCATTCTATTTTCCTTCACTTGtgtacatttaaaatgaattttcaatTCATGTAACACTTTCCTCTTGCATAAAGTGAACTACTACTATatgcaaatttcattttaatgaagatAAACTCTTTTATCTGCAGCTGTTCCAGAATAGATTATTTTGAGAAGAAATTCTGGGTACTATTTTTTGACTGTTGCAGACTTGTTTGTAACTGAATGTTTATTTTAACACTGTAAATGctcattttctaataaataagatttaaatgtaaaaaaaataaaaaaaaataaatatagattgTAGCAACATAGAATCTAGATGATTATGGAAACTGCTTTACCGAGTTCCCCTTTTTTCCCATTATACAAATTCAATTAAACCTGTTTGAACAAGAAAGagttataaaaacagaaattatatCCTATTGgctaattattttcttctttagaatGAATGTTATAATAGAAGCAAGCCACACAATTACCAATCTTCGTTACTATTTCTTTTCACTTATACATTTACTTGGTAATCTGTGTCCTTCCACAAAGGAGCTGAAATGACTGTTGCTATTCatttaatgtgtttttaattCATAACACATTACTCAGGAGGACCTAGTTCTCTTAGAAATTAAATGTATGTTaagtatttttgctttaaaaattttggaatttaTATAGTAAATTTAAATCTCTTATGAAAGAATAACAGAAGTGTAAATAAGTCCTCCTTCAACGACACAGTTTTAAATCCCAACATTTACACTTCTGTTTCTGCTGAAGTTAGGGATTGGGGACTTcaaataaaattactaaaataataaatacccATAAATCCTACCATCAAGGTTGTTGGGAAACTGAAAGTCAGTTTCAGTGTCTTCAGACAGTTCCCAGCTCATCTTCCAGTCCTCCTTTGTGCCTTCACCCTGGTCTACCCTTTATTTTTGCTCTGATATAAGCACTTTGCCCTTCCGGTCAGATTTGAAGATCCTGGGAATTAATTCTGACCTGGAGCACAGTTGTGCTTGATCTGAGCTTAGTTCAGGTCACATGTTTTTCCCATCTATTTctatgaatgatttttaaaaagcactaaatAAACACTCCTTTATTAACAGAATCAAAACATCTGACTTGCTTTTAAGTGATTAACCAACTGCTGTGAGCCATTCACTATCCCATGAAATCACGGGAAATGGAGTAAAAAGAGGGCCACCTTTTCTAATGGAAGTTGCTTAGAAGAGATTGGTTTAATAGAcacaagaaagaaggaaaataaaaggcaGATTGGTCATTTCAAAATGTGTTCCTTATAAGGTGGGAACAGTGACAGATAATAATAGGAAAACAGCTGGTTCACATAGGTTACTTCAAGTTCCCTTTTTTGCGTAAGGATCAAAGCAGAGGAAACTTCATTATCATGCCCATTGAATCCTGCCTGTTTGGGTAACTAACTTGGCTATTACTATCTTTGcaattctgggtttttttttttttgtttgtagtTTTTGGGGAGCACGTTATCTTCAGCTTGTAACTGTAACATGAGTGATGCCATTTTGTTTTTAGTCTTGTCTGTTGGGGTTCAGTGCAGAAGCCTGGTCCCAAACAATGGCttcttgtaatttttctttaatgacaCATATTAACTCCTCTCATCTTCACAACACTACTGTAAGATAGAAATACTAttaatctcattttacagatgaggacactgagaaaCAGAGGTTAAGTAACTGGCTCAGGGCTGCACAGCTAGGGACAAGGGTAGCAGTTACCTGAACCAGAGCTCTGGTTCAGATTCACTACCCCCATCCTTTTAAACTGTGACTTCATGGTGCCATCTAGatcaaggaagaaaataaatttaaatatattttgtaattaACAACTCAAATTTCTAACAATAAGAAGTTGATTACAACTTAATAAGTATAACTTAAGTTGTACTTAATCAATTTATAGGGTCTACCCACAGAATGCAAGACTTGAGAGGCATTGAAAATGATTAGATATTAATCtattgacataaaaataaatttcttattaaGTAGAAAAGATTTTAATACTACTTATAATATAACCAAACATTTGAAAACTTATATGATTCAGGGCTAAAACTGGACACATAAGAAGCCCTCACATGCCTGTAAGTCAGAACAGGCTACAGAAGCAATTCAGGTCGTATTATTGGGGATTACATCACTGATCGCTGTACTTTTTCCCCACCACACCTGGATGTATATGGCTTCACCCATCTCCTCTACCCAGACCCCTCTGGCCGCTGCCACCAGTCCATCCCTGGTGACCCTTGACATGAATCTCCTTTGTCTTTTTAGTATTTGCTCTCTTCTATTTCACTGCCAAAATCTCTTCacctattatttttataaactgaaCTCCTGTGAATTTGGTTAGAACTCATTTGTTCCCCTAAACTTGATTATTTCAGAGAACACTTTTTAAATActcatttgcttgaaagtcagagttacagagagagagagaggagagacagagagaggtcttccatctgctgtttcactccccagatggccatagcaaccagggctgtgccagtcccaagccagaaaccaggagcttcttctgggtcgcccacatcggtacaggggcccaagcacttgggccatcttcctctgctttcccaggagcattatcagggaggtggattggaagtggagcagccagaactcaaacaggcacccatatgggatgctggtgctgcagaaagtggttttacccactgtgccacagcaccggctcctcagAGAACATTTTTAAGATCAATTCCTAGTCCATTGAAGACTTTTGGCAACTCCACCAATACAATGATGTTTCATAGGAATCTATAGGAAGCTCCtaactggtttctttttttctttgaggtaAGTTTAGCTGTAGTGAAATAGTGTGCAATTAGAAGAgctttgtcccggctgctccagttctgatccagctccctgctaatgtgcctgggaaagcagaagaagattaccaaagtacctgggctcctgcacccatgtggcagaccaggaagaagctcctggcacctggcatcagcctggcttagtcttgaccattgcggccatgtggggaatgaaccagtagttggaaaatctgtctctctcccttcctccctccctccctcccccccccctttttctctctgcttcagcctctctttctctgtaactctgacttccagataaataaatagatctttaaaaaaaaaagagcactaaAACTTTGTGTCTTCTCAGAAGACTGCCTGATCCAAATAGCACGTTCTAGAACTAACATCAAGGAGTCCAGTTTCTTTCGCAGCAGGAATCACCTTCTGGCCTCTTAGCTTCATGGTTCTAACTTCTGAGGTTCCAGACTTTTGAATTTATTCAAGTACAAAGGTGACATTTTACAAGTTTGAGTGTATATGTGTAGTTAGAGCTGTCTTATCTAAAAGTAATTTGAAAAACTATAAATAATGACAGCTAGCTATTATGCTTAATGTGAGTAACTTGCAACTCGAAAGAGGGAGGTATAATGTAATTAATTTCAATTGCATTTGGTTCTGTTTATGAGACAGCATTTGATCATTTTATTAATGGTATTTGGGAAATTGTATGCACCTTGACGTGCAATATCACAGTTATGTAGAATTTACCTTAGAGAAGGGTGATTACAAATCTCTCAGatcattttctgtcttctcccTTTCAGCTTCTAACCCTTCCTTCTTCCACTCTGTCACCTCCTACTAGCTAGGCAACTTGGATATATTGATGATATCCTTTTGTTTGTCTAAGATTCATAAAGCTATTAATAAGTTAGATTTCTTTATAAAAAGTACAGCAGATTTAAATCATCCAACAGCAtgtactatttaaattttttgttataaAGTGGCAACATTacattcaattttaattttcaaaatttagacAGAGATGTTTACCAGTATTTAGCAATAGTTTTTTTCTGTTACAACCTGCAAAAAATTGATATTAGAAAGGTTTGTATTTTTCCCTCACcttctattttattatatattttcatttaaaaaaagctggtatatttttatgaatattaaaaaaaacattttataggaAACCATTATTTCCCATTAATCTCTGTCTATATAACAGACTGAAGTTTGTGAGCTCTTAACACATTAGtgccagaaaaaaaagagagaccatTAATGTAAAAGTAGTACTTAGAGGTACTTTTATATAAAAAGTAACTGAAACATTACTATGGCATTCTTACCTCCTATCATGAGCCTCCCCATGAACTGACTCACATACTTGGCTTGTAAGATAAAAACTCTCCTAGGgggaaataaaaatctaaaaaacattcattttttaaatctgggAAGTTCAAAAGTGAAACCATTCCTTTAtcttaaacataaagaaaagcttcaccattttgattttttgttgGGGAGTTAAAGGCATTCTAAAAGCCTTATCTTCAGAACTAACTATATTTAATGCAATATGCTTAGTCACAGACCATTTCTTTAAAGCATAAACAGTCTTCTTTTCACTGACACTGAATTTCTGCATCTGATTTTCTATCAAACCTCTTCTTCCAGTGATTGTTATTTCATTAGCTACTTTCCCACTCTTCCTTCAAATTGTTCTTTTGATTCAACTGTGCATAAATTATTTACAAAGTGATTGCCGGGAAGGTGCTCCATGAGTCTCTCCAACTGTGCATGCAGCTCTCTGCGATGGGGTCAGAGTCTGGGGAAGTGGGGATGGGGATGTTTTCCATGATGTTTGCAGTTCCCCAGCAGCTGGCCCTCAGGAAAGCAATCTAGCCTGAAGCTGCCTTTGCCGGTGGCCttgagctcacagttctggagttcATGGCCATTGATAGGATGGTGCCTTCAGAGAGCACTACCCTAAAGATGCATGTTTTTATGGCTACAGAACAGTTGCATGCCTCACCATAAAGAAAAAAACGTCTCTCTAGCAAAGACGGTTGTAAAGCAAAACTCTGTAAATATACTCTACCCCAGTTATTTCCATTATAAAACCTCACTTTGTTCCCAGAAGGATTTAAAGTGATTTGTAAGAATTTGTATAACTTTAACAAGAGAAcataagttttaaaatgaaagagaataaGAACAAGGATGGGACATAACAAGGTTTTGAAAACTTCCTAAAATAATGACATCTGATGTGGATAGGTCAGTTTAGTTGTAAACTGTATAAtatcacacccccccccccccaaatgtcaTCTGTCTGTGAGCATTttggagggaggtagagaggtcGGAGTAAAGTGTGAAAATACAAGGCTATCtggccagctcttcatttggcttcATGTAGGATAGATTTTTAACATATCTGGAATAGAGAACATCCTGGACCTTGCGTTCTCAGCACAATCTTCCTCAAATATTGCTCTATTGGGGCAAAGCACTCATAAATTGTGGAACACATTGAATTAAAAATCTATGCAGGTTGACTTGCCAAGAGCAAAACTTTAAAGTTTTTAAGTTGTCTGTCTCTTGTTTCTTTTATGTAAGCTCAAAAGATTTGTCTATTCTTGCTGTTTATGTTTCTTCACTTTACCTTCATTCCTAAAACCATTCTAATCTGGCTTCTACCACCACCACCTTAGTGAAGCTGATCTTGCCAAGGTCCCCACTTAAATtttacttg
The window above is part of the Lepus europaeus isolate LE1 chromosome 13, mLepTim1.pri, whole genome shotgun sequence genome. Proteins encoded here:
- the LOC133772668 gene encoding LOW QUALITY PROTEIN: major facilitator superfamily domain-containing protein 8-like (The sequence of the model RefSeq protein was modified relative to this genomic sequence to represent the inferred CDS: inserted 2 bases in 1 codon), yielding MASPGAEAEQEPLLGHRTPGSRXDVVETEEHYKSRWRSIRILYLTMFLSSVGFSIVIMSIWPYLQKIDKTVDASFLGWVIASFSLGQMVASPIFGLWSNHRPRKEPLIVSIFISVAANCLYAYVHVPASHNKYYMLVARGLVGFGAGNVAVVRSYIAGATSLQERTSSMANTSTCQALGFILGPVFQTCFALIGEKGVTWDVIKLQINMYTAPVLLGAFLGVLNIILILTVLREHRVDDSGQQYKNVNFEEVNTDEVQFPQGNIDQVAVVATNILFFVVLFIFALFETILTPLTMDMYAWTQEQAVFYDGIILAALGVEAVLVFMGVKILSKKIGERAILLGGLIVVWIGFFILLPWGNQYPKIQWEDLHNNSIPNTTFGEIIIGLWKSPREDHSEGPTGCPIEQAWCLYTPVIHLAQFLISAVLIGIGYPACNVMSYTLYSKILGPKPQGVYMGWLTASGSGARILGPVFISHVYSYWGPRWAFSLVCGIVVLTITLLGVVYKRLIAFSIRYGRIQEKTGSE